One genomic segment of Paenibacillus xylanexedens includes these proteins:
- a CDS encoding peptidoglycan D,D-transpeptidase FtsI family protein, which translates to MTEEDTPVNKPSTARLNLFFFAAFVIFSILIFRLAFVQFVEGPELTYMETSRNTKDIPLAPVRGPIYDATGEVALAYSEPVQSLYVLLYEDYRNDERRQEAEELAHDLAAVFKQFNPGDKEQPDGEEIIKRLDLDYQKTFGYVPRLVKSDLSTKEIAFFMEKKAEYPGVMVLEENIRKYDPDGVAVQVVGYTREFKRAPDSIAKYKAIREGASTQRDPGLVYHEEEKVGFDGLELQYQEELRGRSGYQSIDIDARNLPDGTMLQTPPEKGYSLVSTINKEIQMAAQEAITDELRRLPKAITGYAVAMEVDTGNVVAMASMPDYDPNDWDYDKIKFVFRNGTTESFPPNDAKPSRAESVILLGSVIKPLSVLIGLKEGLFTAGQTYHDQGYAILGKDGRQVKNSHSAYNGSITARRAIEKSSNAFMIDMVGKRLLSKYGSTKGIQIWDEHMKEFGLGVSTGVDLPNEFLGRLEYNNDDESALTRLAFASFGQQAKYTTMQLAQYTTMLANKGKRMEPHLVKEIRDADGNVVKEIKPKVLNEVDFAEAHWNEVHKGMVTKVSSFDGFPYDYARKTGTSEQGTGPNKKENGVFIAFAPRDNPKLAVAVVVPEGGFGSVSASPIARKIFDAYDEVYGLDGTPKGKKDEGKDKE; encoded by the coding sequence ATGACTGAGGAAGATACACCCGTCAACAAGCCTTCCACCGCAAGGCTGAATCTGTTTTTTTTCGCGGCATTTGTCATATTTAGTATCCTTATTTTCAGATTAGCCTTTGTGCAATTTGTGGAGGGTCCTGAACTGACGTATATGGAAACGAGTCGTAATACCAAAGACATTCCACTCGCGCCTGTTCGTGGTCCCATCTATGATGCGACAGGGGAAGTCGCGCTGGCTTATTCCGAACCTGTACAGTCCCTCTATGTGTTGTTATACGAGGATTATCGGAATGATGAACGTAGACAGGAAGCGGAGGAACTGGCTCATGATCTGGCGGCTGTGTTTAAGCAGTTTAATCCAGGGGACAAAGAGCAGCCGGACGGGGAAGAGATCATCAAACGATTGGATCTGGATTACCAGAAAACGTTTGGGTATGTGCCGAGGCTTGTGAAGTCGGATCTATCGACCAAAGAAATTGCCTTTTTCATGGAGAAAAAAGCGGAATATCCAGGCGTTATGGTGCTGGAAGAAAACATAAGAAAATATGACCCGGATGGTGTAGCGGTTCAGGTTGTGGGTTACACAAGAGAGTTCAAGCGAGCACCAGATTCCATTGCCAAATATAAGGCCATCCGTGAAGGAGCAAGTACCCAGCGTGATCCAGGGCTTGTCTATCATGAGGAAGAGAAGGTTGGCTTCGATGGGCTGGAGCTTCAATACCAGGAAGAACTCCGTGGACGAAGCGGATATCAGTCCATTGATATTGACGCACGTAATCTGCCAGATGGGACGATGTTACAAACACCACCAGAGAAAGGCTACAGTCTGGTTTCCACCATTAACAAGGAAATTCAGATGGCTGCACAAGAGGCGATAACGGACGAATTGCGCAGACTGCCTAAAGCAATTACCGGATACGCAGTAGCCATGGAAGTGGATACGGGGAATGTGGTAGCTATGGCAAGTATGCCAGATTATGATCCGAACGATTGGGATTATGACAAAATTAAGTTTGTATTCCGGAACGGAACCACCGAGTCGTTCCCACCGAATGATGCCAAGCCTAGTCGGGCGGAATCCGTTATACTTCTTGGATCAGTAATCAAGCCGCTAAGTGTGCTGATTGGATTAAAAGAGGGATTATTTACAGCAGGACAGACCTATCACGATCAGGGATATGCTATCTTGGGGAAAGACGGACGACAAGTGAAGAACTCGCATTCTGCGTATAATGGTTCTATCACGGCGAGAAGAGCGATCGAGAAATCCTCCAATGCGTTCATGATCGATATGGTAGGTAAACGTTTGTTAAGCAAATATGGCTCCACTAAGGGTATTCAAATCTGGGACGAGCATATGAAAGAATTCGGATTGGGTGTGTCCACTGGTGTAGATCTGCCTAATGAATTTTTGGGTAGGCTAGAATATAATAATGATGACGAATCAGCTCTAACACGTTTGGCATTTGCCTCCTTTGGACAGCAAGCCAAGTACACTACAATGCAACTCGCACAATACACGACGATGCTTGCCAATAAGGGCAAACGGATGGAACCACATCTGGTGAAGGAAATCCGTGACGCGGACGGCAATGTGGTGAAAGAGATCAAACCTAAGGTGCTTAATGAAGTTGATTTTGCCGAGGCGCACTGGAATGAAGTGCACAAAGGAATGGTTACCAAAGTAAGTTCATTTGACGGTTTCCCATACGATTATGCACGGAAAACAGGAACATCAGAGCAGGGGACCGGACCGAACAAAAAAGAGAACGGTGTGTTTATTGCCTTTGCACCACGAGATAATCCGAAGCTTGCTGTAGCTGTTGTTGTACCAGAAGGTGGATTCGGGTCAGTCAGTGCTTCACCAATAGCACGAAAAATTTTCGATGCATATGATGAAGTGTATGGTCTCGATGGAACGCCGAAAGGTAAGAAAGACGAAGGGAAAGACAAAGAGTAA
- a CDS encoding peptidoglycan D,D-transpeptidase FtsI family protein, with translation MKKHSNEKDELTDKRRFSYRMNVFFFASFVIFSVIIVRLAFLQFVEGPELSQEEASNITKDVPLPPVRGTIYDSTGEVKLAYSKPIQSLYLTLYKNYGDVDGKPSPNIGEVQDIATRLHDVFEQYKLKDSEPLTVEKIIEEMDLNSRKANGFMPRLIKSDLSEEEVAYFLQHKDEFKGIQIVEESVRFYDPDTVAVQTIGYLKKFRSSKSLNKYKEVDEANKTQTDPGLVYTENEFVGFDGLELQYQDALRGKSGYTSVDVDLRNLPEGVAGSTPPQKGYDLISSINKNVQVKTEQAILDQLSWLHRNQVSGRLHPNAKTGFAVAMEVDTGKIVSAASMPDYDTNIWRTGSITNDQYDDIKYVYQNGTIRSFPPDDSKKRAESIVLLGSTIKPLSVLIGLKEGFFTTNTVYSDRGSTTFGGDNRRVQNSSGHVYGAMYPRDAIRHSSNVFMIDEIGKKMYSKYGATGIDKWDEYMKQFGLGVSTGVDLPNEFLGIRDYMNDTESSLTRLVYGSFGQQGKYTTMQLAQYTTMLANKGKRMEPQLVREFRDSEGNVVEKVKPKVLSTVEFNDAYWNEVQRGMATEVSAFSGFPYDFARKTGTSTQVVGGKLVDNGVFIAYAPRNNPKLAVAVVIPEGGFGSSSAAPVARAIFDAYDEEFGLDGVPKKDKNKDSDSESGTQ, from the coding sequence ATGAAAAAACATTCCAATGAGAAGGATGAACTTACGGACAAACGGCGCTTCAGTTACCGAATGAACGTATTTTTCTTCGCTTCCTTTGTTATTTTTAGCGTTATTATTGTACGCTTGGCCTTTTTGCAATTCGTGGAAGGGCCTGAACTTAGCCAGGAAGAAGCAAGTAACATTACCAAGGATGTACCACTTCCTCCTGTGAGAGGCACGATCTATGATTCTACAGGTGAGGTGAAGTTGGCTTACTCCAAGCCCATTCAGTCTCTCTACCTGACACTGTATAAAAACTATGGGGATGTTGATGGGAAACCGAGTCCTAACATAGGGGAAGTGCAGGATATTGCAACCCGGTTGCATGATGTGTTTGAACAGTACAAGCTGAAGGACTCAGAGCCACTTACGGTGGAGAAAATTATTGAAGAGATGGACTTGAACTCCCGCAAAGCGAACGGTTTTATGCCACGTCTGATCAAGAGTGATCTGTCCGAGGAAGAGGTTGCTTATTTCCTACAGCACAAGGACGAGTTCAAAGGTATTCAGATCGTCGAGGAGAGTGTACGATTCTACGATCCGGATACGGTAGCGGTTCAGACCATCGGTTATCTGAAGAAGTTCAGAAGTTCGAAGTCCTTGAACAAATACAAAGAGGTGGACGAGGCCAATAAAACGCAAACGGATCCGGGCCTGGTGTATACGGAGAATGAATTTGTAGGCTTTGATGGACTGGAACTGCAATATCAGGATGCTCTCCGCGGCAAAAGCGGATATACATCCGTTGATGTTGATTTGCGTAACTTGCCTGAAGGTGTAGCAGGTTCTACCCCGCCGCAGAAAGGTTACGACCTGATTTCCAGCATTAACAAGAATGTTCAGGTGAAAACAGAACAGGCCATCCTGGATCAGTTGAGTTGGCTTCATCGGAATCAGGTTTCCGGTCGATTACATCCGAATGCCAAGACCGGATTTGCAGTTGCGATGGAAGTGGATACGGGGAAAATCGTATCTGCTGCCAGTATGCCAGATTATGATACCAACATCTGGAGAACAGGCAGTATCACAAATGATCAGTATGATGATATCAAATATGTGTATCAAAATGGTACGATTCGTTCATTCCCTCCGGATGACTCTAAAAAGCGAGCTGAATCGATCGTGCTACTCGGTTCCACCATCAAACCGCTTAGTGTCTTGATCGGTTTGAAAGAAGGTTTCTTCACTACCAATACGGTTTATTCGGATAGAGGTTCAACGACCTTTGGTGGGGACAATCGCAGAGTGCAGAACTCATCAGGGCATGTGTATGGTGCAATGTATCCTCGTGATGCGATTCGTCATTCCTCGAACGTATTCATGATTGATGAGATTGGGAAGAAGATGTACTCAAAATACGGTGCGACCGGAATTGACAAATGGGATGAATACATGAAGCAGTTCGGCCTTGGGGTATCTACAGGGGTTGATCTGCCGAATGAATTCCTTGGCATACGGGATTACATGAACGACACGGAAAGCTCGCTGACTCGTCTCGTGTATGGTTCCTTTGGACAGCAAGGGAAATACACAACCATGCAGTTAGCACAGTACACGACAATGCTGGCGAACAAAGGAAAACGGATGGAGCCACAATTGGTTAGAGAGTTCCGGGATTCGGAAGGCAACGTGGTCGAGAAAGTAAAACCGAAGGTACTCAGCACGGTGGAGTTTAACGATGCCTACTGGAATGAAGTACAACGAGGCATGGCAACCGAGGTATCTGCATTTAGCGGATTCCCTTATGACTTTGCTAGAAAAACAGGAACATCGACACAGGTAGTAGGCGGTAAACTGGTGGATAATGGTGTATTTATCGCCTATGCACCACGTAATAATCCAAAGCTTGCTGTCGCTGTGGTTATCCCCGAAGGGGGCTTTGGATCGAGCAGTGCGGCTCCGGTTGCACGTGCGATCTTCGATGCCTATGACGAGGAATTCGGTCTCGACGGTGTACCTAAGAAAGACAAAAATAAAGATTCAGATTCGGAATCAGGCACACAGTAA
- a CDS encoding transglutaminase domain-containing protein gives MLQNWLDSLKELNGITIMLLLIVAASLLQGWSRGASRSAGRLFGFLMDGIMAVIGILLSIGLTLWLAPYVQQWLSEYASAMPNRELNRWEQMYYTLVTAIADFPLMRFAVLFVLSYGLIRLILGFLSSFIFSNRQRSAEESAPKGMFSRLTGAFIGTIIGSVRGMIVIAVLFMIVSLYPGSMFSRYVEASPIYMQGAKSVIEPLSGTFIKDKLPVFTQAVQKELGGILQRKYEVIDHNIPTDIESAASEIVKGQSTDEAKARALYDWVGSRIQYDYGKVDDYEQKGIWHEQNPQNTFDTRKGVCIDYARLYAVMARSQGLEVKVVTGLGYNGQGGYGPHAWNEVYLSDSESWVPLDPTWAISGDWFNPPNFADTHLKDQSA, from the coding sequence GTGCTGCAGAATTGGCTGGACAGCCTGAAGGAATTGAATGGCATCACGATTATGCTGTTGCTGATTGTGGCTGCTTCATTATTGCAGGGTTGGTCCAGAGGGGCTTCGCGTTCAGCAGGCAGACTCTTTGGGTTCCTGATGGATGGCATTATGGCGGTCATTGGTATTCTGTTGTCGATCGGTTTAACGTTGTGGCTTGCGCCATATGTACAGCAGTGGCTGTCTGAGTATGCTTCAGCCATGCCTAACCGTGAGTTGAACCGGTGGGAACAGATGTATTATACGTTGGTTACGGCGATTGCAGATTTTCCGCTGATGCGGTTCGCTGTATTATTTGTACTTAGCTATGGACTCATCCGACTGATTCTCGGGTTTCTCTCTTCATTTATTTTTAGCAACAGGCAGAGGTCAGCCGAGGAAAGTGCGCCTAAAGGTATGTTTAGTCGCTTGACGGGTGCATTCATTGGCACGATCATAGGCTCCGTCCGCGGAATGATTGTCATCGCAGTTTTGTTCATGATTGTCAGTCTTTACCCTGGAAGCATGTTCAGCCGATATGTGGAAGCATCCCCGATCTATATGCAAGGGGCCAAATCGGTTATTGAACCGTTGTCTGGCACGTTTATTAAGGACAAGCTACCCGTCTTTACGCAGGCTGTGCAGAAGGAACTGGGCGGCATCCTGCAACGTAAATATGAAGTCATCGACCACAATATTCCGACGGACATTGAATCAGCAGCGAGTGAGATTGTCAAAGGCCAATCGACAGATGAAGCCAAAGCAAGAGCGCTATACGACTGGGTAGGTTCACGTATTCAGTATGACTATGGTAAAGTGGATGACTATGAGCAAAAGGGCATATGGCATGAACAAAATCCACAGAATACATTTGATACACGCAAAGGCGTATGTATTGATTATGCCCGTCTTTACGCCGTGATGGCCCGTTCACAAGGACTTGAAGTCAAAGTTGTTACAGGACTTGGTTATAACGGCCAGGGAGGGTATGGTCCGCATGCGTGGAATGAGGTGTATTTGAGTGATTCCGAGAGCTGGGTTCCGCTTGACCCGACATGGGCGATCAGTGGAGACTGGTTTAATCCTCCGAATTTTGCCGACACCCATCTAAAGGATCAATCAGCTTAG
- a CDS encoding ATPase has product MNSNTEGVVMNIEVIKEFVMQNWLVIVVALIILFFVLNVVKTVLKWAIAIIIIAALLIYSGISIDQIKQTVTDVQSSTMDTLKKEATSMMLKEASKAKYVKGQDGAFTITSPNVEIKGRTQSDKVDVTFRGISLGEWKLDNETIRTFVEQAQENKTAPAS; this is encoded by the coding sequence ATGAATTCTAATACGGAAGGTGTAGTCATGAACATAGAAGTAATCAAAGAGTTTGTGATGCAGAACTGGCTGGTGATCGTGGTTGCATTGATCATATTGTTCTTTGTTCTGAATGTGGTCAAAACCGTATTGAAATGGGCGATTGCCATCATCATTATTGCGGCTCTACTGATATACAGCGGCATCTCCATTGATCAGATCAAACAGACAGTGACAGACGTACAATCCAGCACGATGGACACATTGAAGAAGGAAGCAACCAGCATGATGCTGAAGGAGGCTTCCAAAGCAAAATACGTCAAAGGACAGGATGGAGCGTTCACCATCACAAGTCCCAATGTGGAGATTAAGGGCAGAACTCAATCGGATAAAGTTGATGTGACCTTCCGCGGAATTTCACTTGGCGAATGGAAACTCGACAATGAAACTATACGTACGTTTGTCGAACAGGCACAGGAGAACAAAACAGCACCAGCATCGTAG
- a CDS encoding MFS transporter encodes MKTAIWLYLFLFLAVFDLHAQYPILTPFAISLGAAPTFIGWMMGIYSLTHLPGNLIAGTQIDKHGSRRYIVFSLLGAGFILLLQAYVQTPWQLLALRSISGFVLAFLSPACLALLAQLSSDPVKQGKYMSGHGVVHTLASVVSPAAGAIIVGSMGFSATFSGLGYLLILTGVIAFMTMPRGIIKQHEKVTEPAKPAISPADATSAFLPVSWRYFALPLVIACAQGILFFELPLRGGGQSSIMSTGLLFSIISIGALFTLSMLFLNRYSPKLRLVAGVLLMSLCFFVMAAIPQIPLSTVLFVLGMSKGIIFPAMATLFIRLSGGSKLGRIFSLQSIATSIGSFIGPITAGQLRVGLSPYFIAFLLLMIGMLLLPYYTSRREASLSDPKSILN; translated from the coding sequence GTGAAAACGGCCATCTGGCTATACCTGTTTTTGTTCCTTGCCGTATTTGATTTGCACGCTCAGTATCCCATTCTGACCCCTTTTGCCATCTCGCTGGGAGCCGCCCCTACTTTCATTGGCTGGATGATGGGCATCTATTCCTTAACACATCTTCCTGGCAATCTGATTGCTGGAACACAAATCGATAAACATGGCAGTCGCCGCTACATTGTATTCAGTCTGCTCGGTGCAGGATTCATCCTGCTCTTACAAGCCTATGTCCAAACACCATGGCAACTGCTGGCGCTGCGTTCCATCAGCGGTTTTGTACTGGCCTTCCTGTCTCCTGCATGTCTCGCCCTGCTTGCACAGTTATCCAGCGATCCGGTGAAACAGGGAAAGTATATGTCGGGTCACGGGGTAGTACATACCCTCGCGTCTGTGGTATCACCAGCAGCCGGTGCGATCATTGTGGGTTCCATGGGATTTTCTGCTACATTCTCAGGATTGGGCTATCTGCTTATTCTCACAGGTGTCATTGCTTTCATGACGATGCCTCGCGGCATCATCAAGCAGCATGAGAAAGTAACGGAACCTGCGAAACCTGCTATTTCACCAGCAGATGCCACAAGTGCCTTCCTGCCGGTGTCCTGGCGATACTTTGCCTTGCCTCTGGTGATTGCCTGTGCCCAAGGGATTCTCTTCTTCGAATTACCCCTGCGGGGCGGAGGACAATCGTCCATCATGTCTACCGGACTGCTGTTCTCTATTATCAGTATTGGGGCACTCTTCACACTCAGCATGTTATTTCTCAATCGGTATTCCCCCAAGCTGCGTCTGGTTGCGGGCGTGCTGTTAATGTCCTTGTGTTTTTTTGTGATGGCAGCCATTCCGCAAATTCCGTTGTCCACCGTATTATTTGTACTCGGAATGTCTAAAGGCATCATCTTTCCAGCTATGGCTACCCTATTTATCCGTCTGAGCGGAGGAAGCAAGTTGGGCCGCATATTCTCGTTGCAATCCATTGCCACCTCCATCGGCTCTTTCATCGGCCCCATCACAGCCGGGCAACTTCGTGTCGGGTTATCACCCTATTTCATCGCGTTTCTTTTGTTAATGATTGGTATGCTACTGCTTCCATACTATACATCCAGACGCGAAGCTTCCCTGTCCGATCCAAAAAGTATATTGAATTAG
- a CDS encoding toprim domain-containing protein: MPIHVIVEGKNDRSKLKRLVGPEINILCTFGTLNSLKLETLRKQVGYDEVFLFMDNDSSGKKIRGVLRDAFPNAVQMYTRRGYAGVEGTPDEYIIAQLEKAGLETYIQYPEHPSF; encoded by the coding sequence ATGCCTATTCATGTCATTGTGGAAGGTAAGAATGACCGAAGCAAACTGAAACGTCTGGTTGGACCCGAAATCAACATTCTATGTACGTTTGGAACACTTAATTCCCTCAAGTTGGAGACCCTGCGCAAGCAAGTCGGTTACGATGAAGTCTTTTTATTTATGGATAATGACAGTTCCGGCAAAAAAATTAGAGGTGTCCTTCGAGATGCTTTCCCGAATGCAGTACAGATGTATACACGACGAGGATATGCGGGTGTGGAAGGAACACCTGATGAGTATATCATTGCCCAGCTGGAGAAAGCCGGGTTAGAGACATACATCCAATACCCTGAACATCCTTCCTTTTAA
- a CDS encoding SCO family protein encodes MLKKYKWTWMLLGLALIMAVYLMWGTVFASKEKLPEIREIQSFSMENVDGSTVSLEDTQGKVRLFYFYFTSCPDVCPITTFTLSQVQDLLKEDDTFGKDVSFVSISFDPKVDTREKIKTFADRFHADYSGWYFLRGDMDKTKQFARESFQILIDGESKDDFAHMNMIGLVDENNQLRKVYNAFNTEDVVPAVIAEDIRNLIKE; translated from the coding sequence ATGCTTAAAAAGTACAAATGGACATGGATGCTGCTTGGGCTCGCACTTATTATGGCTGTGTATCTGATGTGGGGCACTGTATTTGCCAGTAAGGAAAAATTACCAGAGATTCGTGAAATCCAATCCTTTTCTATGGAAAATGTAGATGGCAGTACAGTATCACTGGAGGATACTCAAGGGAAAGTCCGATTGTTCTACTTTTATTTCACCAGTTGTCCGGATGTCTGCCCTATTACGACCTTTACGTTATCCCAGGTGCAGGATCTGTTGAAAGAGGACGATACCTTTGGTAAAGATGTCTCATTTGTATCTATTTCATTCGACCCCAAAGTCGATACAAGAGAGAAGATTAAGACGTTTGCAGACCGTTTCCACGCGGATTATTCCGGATGGTACTTCTTGCGAGGGGACATGGACAAAACCAAACAGTTTGCCAGGGAATCATTCCAGATCCTGATCGATGGGGAGAGTAAGGATGATTTTGCCCATATGAATATGATTGGTCTGGTGGATGAGAACAACCAGCTACGCAAGGTATATAATGCATTTAATACAGAGGACGTTGTGCCAGCTGTCATTGCCGAGGATATTCGCAATCTGATTAAGGAATAA
- a CDS encoding metal-dependent hydrolase: protein MDTSTHFVMGIGLAGLAYVDPVVAASPMLAAAVMVGTIAGSQAPDIDTALRLKSNSLYIRNHRGLSHSLPFLLLWVLLITGVIALIFPGVPIGHVATWTAVAVGFHVFTDLFNTYGTQAARPFTERWIAWNIIHIFDPFLFTTHVIAILLWAFDLIAPAPLFVTLYSLTGLYYIWRTIARAQAVRKVRRLDNSPEQARYIVIPTISWNRWHVVKRVEDGSYVIGKMDGSNLVWSLHASSSTHAAVAASRKSPEVSAFLYFTSYAVAEVEELPAGYKVRWADVRYRHRKQYPFVAVIVMDRNFETIDTYVGWLSDEKMDKKLLSARP from the coding sequence ATGGATACCTCTACACATTTTGTCATGGGGATTGGTCTAGCCGGTCTGGCTTATGTCGATCCTGTCGTCGCGGCGAGTCCCATGCTTGCAGCTGCGGTAATGGTTGGCACGATCGCCGGTTCCCAGGCCCCTGACATTGATACTGCGTTACGTCTCAAAAGCAATTCGCTTTACATTCGGAATCATCGGGGCTTGTCACACTCTCTGCCATTTCTCCTGTTATGGGTTTTGCTCATCACCGGCGTCATTGCACTGATATTCCCTGGTGTCCCTATTGGACACGTTGCCACCTGGACCGCTGTGGCCGTAGGCTTTCACGTATTCACCGATCTGTTCAACACCTATGGAACCCAAGCCGCCCGGCCTTTTACGGAACGCTGGATCGCCTGGAACATCATTCATATTTTTGATCCGTTTCTATTCACTACACATGTCATAGCTATCCTGTTATGGGCCTTTGATCTGATCGCCCCTGCACCACTCTTCGTTACGTTGTATAGTTTGACCGGTTTATATTATATATGGCGAACGATTGCTCGTGCACAAGCGGTCAGAAAAGTTAGACGTCTCGACAACAGCCCAGAGCAGGCAAGATACATCGTCATTCCAACGATATCCTGGAACCGCTGGCATGTGGTTAAACGAGTTGAGGACGGCAGTTATGTGATCGGTAAAATGGATGGTTCTAATCTGGTATGGAGTCTGCACGCCTCGTCTTCTACTCATGCGGCCGTTGCTGCTTCACGCAAATCGCCGGAAGTCAGTGCCTTCCTCTATTTCACCTCCTATGCGGTGGCAGAGGTTGAAGAACTGCCTGCCGGTTACAAGGTCCGCTGGGCAGATGTACGTTATCGACACCGGAAACAATATCCATTTGTCGCTGTAATTGTGATGGATCGGAATTTCGAAACGATTGATACGTATGTAGGCTGGTTAAGCGATGAGAAAATGGATAAAAAACTTTTATCTGCACGCCCTTGA
- a CDS encoding alpha/beta-type small acid-soluble spore protein: MAQGSRSNNLVVPQANSALQQLKIEAAQELGVTIPQDGYYGNYTSRETGSLGGYITKRLVQIAEQSLAGSGK, from the coding sequence ATGGCTCAAGGATCTCGTTCTAACAACTTGGTGGTACCTCAGGCAAATTCAGCACTGCAACAATTGAAAATCGAGGCTGCACAGGAACTGGGTGTAACTATCCCACAAGACGGTTACTATGGTAACTACACTTCCCGTGAAACAGGATCTTTGGGTGGATATATCACCAAACGTCTGGTACAAATCGCTGAGCAGTCTCTGGCTGGGTCTGGCAAATAA
- the trpS gene encoding tryptophan--tRNA ligase, whose protein sequence is MKTVLSGIQPSGKLTLGNYIGAIKNFVKLQHDYQCHFMVVDLHAITVAQEPAALREQSEAVAALFIAAGIDPSKSNVFLQSHVPQHAELGWLMTTLTSMGELERMTQFKDKSSGKDSVGAGLFVYPSLMAADILLYNADLVPVGEDQKQHLELTRDLAGRFNHRYGEYFTIPDPYIPQVGARVMSLDDASSKMSKSNPNAGSYIALLDPPDVIRKKISRATTDSGREVVYDPANKPEVSNLMSIYAECAGMTLKEVAERYEGKMYGPFKKELAEVVVSVIEPLQQRYNEIRESGELADVLDTSARRAEEVAAQTLDAVKERMGFVPRRKQ, encoded by the coding sequence ATGAAAACAGTACTTTCAGGTATTCAGCCAAGCGGTAAGCTCACATTGGGCAACTATATTGGTGCAATCAAAAATTTTGTAAAACTCCAGCATGACTATCAATGTCATTTCATGGTGGTTGATCTTCATGCCATCACCGTGGCTCAGGAGCCAGCAGCATTGCGTGAACAGTCTGAAGCGGTAGCCGCACTGTTTATTGCAGCAGGTATTGATCCGTCGAAATCTAACGTATTTCTGCAATCCCATGTACCGCAGCACGCGGAATTGGGCTGGTTGATGACAACGCTGACCTCCATGGGTGAGCTTGAACGCATGACTCAGTTTAAGGATAAATCATCCGGTAAAGATTCCGTTGGTGCCGGACTGTTTGTGTATCCATCATTAATGGCGGCTGATATTTTGTTATACAATGCTGACCTTGTTCCCGTAGGTGAGGACCAGAAGCAGCATCTGGAACTGACACGTGATCTGGCAGGACGTTTTAACCACCGTTATGGGGAGTACTTCACCATTCCAGATCCGTATATTCCGCAGGTGGGTGCACGGGTAATGTCACTTGATGATGCCTCTTCGAAAATGAGCAAAAGTAACCCTAACGCTGGCAGCTATATTGCCCTGCTGGATCCGCCGGATGTGATTCGCAAAAAAATCAGCCGTGCCACTACAGATTCGGGACGTGAAGTCGTATATGATCCGGCAAACAAACCGGAAGTCAGCAATCTGATGAGTATTTATGCTGAATGTGCAGGTATGACGCTTAAGGAAGTAGCTGAGCGTTATGAAGGCAAGATGTATGGTCCGTTCAAAAAGGAACTGGCTGAAGTGGTTGTATCTGTGATTGAACCGCTGCAACAACGATATAATGAGATTCGTGAGTCTGGCGAATTGGCGGATGTTCTGGATACGTCAGCCCGTCGTGCAGAAGAAGTTGCTGCTCAAACGTTGGATGCAGTTAAAGAACGTATGGGATTTGTTCCGAGACGTAAACAGTAG